The Salvelinus sp. IW2-2015 unplaced genomic scaffold, ASM291031v2 Un_scaffold6733, whole genome shotgun sequence genomic interval CATGAAGGTCACCAAGTGGGTGGATGGTAGTACTGTAGAGGACACTACACCAGAGAGGTCACCAGTGGGGGGATGTAGTAACTGTAGAGGACACTAACACCATGAGAGTCACCAGTGGGGTGGATGTAGTAACTGTAAGGACACTACACCATGAGAGGTCACCAGTGGGGTGGATGTAGTAACTGTAGAGGACTACACCATGAGAGGTCAACCagtgggtggatgtagtactgTAGAGGACACCATACCATGAGACGGTCACCAGTGGATGGATGTAGTAACTGTAGAGGACACTAACCATGAGAGGTTCACCAGTGGTGGATGTAGTAACTGAAGAGGACCCTACCCATGAGAGGTCACCATGGGTGGATGTAGTAACTGTAGAGAACACTAACCATGAGAGGTCACCAAGTGGGTGGATGTGGTAACTGTGAGGACACTACACCATGGAGGTCACCAGTGGGGGATGTAGTAACTGTGGAGGACACTACACATGAgaggtcagcgtggtggatgtagTAACTGTAGAGGACACTACACCATGAGAGGTCACCAGTGGGTGGTGTAGTAAACTGTAGAGGACACTACACCATGAGAGGTCCCAGTGGTGGATGAGTAACTGTGAGGACACACACCATGAGAGTCACCAGTGGAGGTGGATGTAAGTAACTGTAGAGGACACTACACCATGAGAGTCACCAGTGGATGGATGTAGTAACTGTAGAGGACACTACACCATGAGAGGTCACCAGTGGGTGGATGTAGTATGTAGAGGACACTACACCATGAGAGGCACCAGGGGGAGTGTAGTAAATGTAGAGGACACTACACCTGAGAGGTCACCAGTGGGTGGATGTAGTAACTGTAGAGGACACTACACCATGAGAGGTCACCAGGGGGTGATGTAGTAACTGTAGAGGACTACCCATGAGAGTCACCAGTGGATGGATGTAGTAACTGTAGAGGACACTACACCATGAGAGGTCACCAGTGGATGGATGTCAGTAACTGTAGAGGACACTACACCATGAGAGGTCACCGTGGAGATGTAGTAACTGTAGAGGACTACAACCATGAGAGTCACCATGGGGATGTAGTAACTGTAGAGGACACTACACCATGAGAGGTCACCAGTGGTGGATGTAGTAACTGTAGAGGACACTACACCATGAGAGTCACCAGAGGGTGGATGTAGTAAACTGTAGAGGAACACACCATGACGGTCACCAGTGGAGTGGATGTAGTAACTGTAGAGGACACTACACCATGAGGTCACCAGTGGATGGATGTAGTAACTGTAGAGGACACTACACCATGAGAGGTCACAGAGGTGGATGTAGTAACTGTAAGGACACTACACCATGAGAGGTCACCAGTGGGTGATGTAGTAACTGTAGAGGACACTACAACATGAGAGGTCACCAGTGGTGGATGTAGTAACTGTAGAGGACACAAACACATGAGAGTCACCAGTGGGTGATGTAGTAACTGTAGAGGACACTACACCATGAGAGTCACAGAGGTGAATCACTCTCACAGTGTTTCTTATCAAAACACTCCTATTCCAAAAGGACTTGTAgagatgacatacagtacattcattttGGATGTGTCTATGGTTTTAAGCTCCAAGTTGTTATTTTTGGATACATTGAAATCTACATAGACCTGGCCTGATGGTTGTATAACAACATACAATAACTTCTACCTGGCAAACAACAGGAGTTCATACAACTGTTTCTTTGTTCCTTTTGAGGTTTTAGACAAGAGTTGATGTGTGACAAATGCATATTCATTCAAAACAATCAGATATATGACTATTTAAAGCGCTGTTCATATTCATCTATAAAGGTAGCCAAACCAAGAGGAACCAATGACATCAGCACTGAGTCATCAATCAGTGTTAAATTCCCAAATTCCAAACATGTGTCACAACACACACTGTTGTCTCTGCTGTCAAAGCGTGAAATTCAGTTGTGGAAGTTGTCATTCTGCATTTGCAACCAATTATTTTCTTGTGAGAATTCAATAGTTCAACACATGAACAGTGTAAAGAAATCTAAATGTTTCAAATAGACAGGAAGTTGACAATAGATTATTAGTAGCATGTATTCATGCTTAGTTGTTGTGATTTCATTCATATAATTCAGTTATTATTCTATTGTTACGTCATCAAATATTCAAAAGCTGTAGAGCCGAGCTGGAGATGAGAAGTAGGGccgggagtcaacatttaataggaacagacatggaacaagcAACAGCGTCAGCCCCGGGAAACATACGGACAGACGATAAACAATGCAGTAGGGAACAGagatggggaactgacaaatataggggaggtaataaacaggtgactGAGTCCAGTGAGTCCATATAATACACTGATGCACATGAatggggaaaggcaggtgtgcgtactgacgGTGCAGGATgctaatgctggggagcctggcccttcgagcgccagggaggggagcaggcgtgacaaacaAAGTCACACCTGAAAAGTTCCCCTTCAACGTCGCCATTTATATTCCCTGCTCAACAGGTTAGAGGACTGTTCCTCTGGTATAGAATGTTTGACCATCAGTCAGAGCTGTAGAATTAGGAATTACAACTCAGAGCCCTGGGGTCATTATGTCATCATAGCTGTCATACGTCTTGTAAGAAAAGTTATTGCTCATCCTCAGTGCAACACCCTGTGGTGAAATTAAAGTTCTATACTGGTTCTGAGGTGATTTTCTGGTTTGGTTGATATCTAACATCAtcacatatttttgtataaatATCACACCCCAAATGTGCCCTTTCACAGCTTCATAGGACATAAACAGGGTCAGTTCCATGGTTTTGACTCAATAGACTTTATCACTGTGGAgatagaggaggctggtgagaggggctttaggaggacaggctcattgtaatggctggaatggataaTGGAAAGAGTCAGacacgttgtttccatgtgttttgtgtgtttggtaccatttcatgaattccatttcagccattagaatgacccgtcctcctatagctccttccaccagcctcctctgtgtgGTGCACAATGCACGTGTTTTTTCCTCCTAGACCAACTGATAAATCTGataactgtacatacagtatgttctatgATATGATCTGTGGTGGTTTCACTGATGTGGGTACAtggttacacatacacacataatcaCAGCAAAGGTGTTAAAACCTCTAAAAGTCMAAGCCATTTGGGAMYTAGGAGGGTGTTCTACTaatctaacatatggaattgttttaagatggttacCCAATGGATTAGTTAGCTATTTGAtgttgaattttaggacccctttaggtatcaaaaaTAATTCATAAAATATTGCAATTTTCCTTTGCTACTATAGCCAATAGAAAGccatgaataacacattcataaatcacaaaaaatacagtaaaaaaatgtatcataatcaataaggttttgaagtgtctgtcctatatctgggaGATATAAGAACACTCAGGAAATGTTTTTAGGTTTTTTGGGATACATATTTTTTCCcatatttttgttggcacaaatcTACCTCCATACGTCTACTCATTTGTATTGGTacattcagacgagtcccgtgacacttgtgggggtcgtagagcaaaacagaggacaccatcgtgttcgtgagagtcagtGTGGTATTAGTGAAGTATTTGTTTGTAGCTGAAARGGTTCAGACGCAACAGACAYWAGTTGACACATTAGTGTTACRGACTTCAGACGAGACCCGTGGGGCTTGAGGGGgacgtagagcaaaacagagatcCGGAGAKCCATTCGCACTCttcagacgattttgtgagaagacggATTTTGGGGAATTCTCCAGGTCTGACATCTTTCACTGCAtatgtggaaggccgacatacgtggatgtggtggattgagatgcatcccatTCAAAAATCTGATATCTCTAACTTAAACTGACGTATTTTTATGGGGATTATTTTCTTGTCACTTAGATTGATGAATGGGTGCGTAAACAGGCTATTAATTTGAGAACACAGTTATTCTCTGTCTGAATCAAAATACAAAGGTTTTTATATGATTGGCACATCTCRCACATCCTTTGGTTATAAAGGACATTATACTGTAGAATGTATATATTGTTCAATTGAGGTACAGTGGTTGGCATATAATTCCCCCTACACTCCTTGTATTTATAACTAGTTCATATAGGATCATAGGATGGAACGGTGTTTCTTAATGGGGACCCAAAAGGGGTGCACTGTTCTGTTATTGCCGTAGCACTAgacacctgattccactaatcatTGGGagtgttcctctgcccaggcgttgctgatGCATGCTGgatcttacaatgcctggataggtattttacgtatcagctaaccacatgttatgttatagcaatctggtgctcGACTGCACGGTCGATGACGTGCCACACAAACATTGGTCGATGCATGCGTCGTCTGAGCAGGGTTTTGATGATGAGGTAATTAGTGGAATCAGGTGAGTAGCGTTTGGGGCAAAACTAAACCCTTTGGCTCCCCAGAACCAGGATAAAGATATACTGAGATATAATATAAACACAAACTCTCACTTACCATCATCCCAAAATGTATTTCTTAACCCAGGAGACTTCAACAAAGGTACAAGCATTTATGTACACTtatattcttacttacaatatTTTGGACGACATTCTAGTGCATTTGAATCTCCTCAGAATAAATGCTGTATATTAATAAACAAGTCATAGCTGTGTTCAAACAGTCTCCCTCTTATTGTGTTAAAGAATCTTGTTTCCCTTTTTTGCTCATTGGGGAAAGTGATGGGGAAATTCTGCCGTGGAACTTTGGTTTTAAGGCGTGGATAGGAAAGCCCATTTTACCTCTCAGAGAATAAGTTTCTACCTGCACCAGGAGTATATATATAGCTCTGGTGAGGAGTAGGACCTCACACAGCCACTGAATCTCTCTGTCTGAAGACAAGACAGCAGCTCATCACATCACTAACCACAGCACCACAGAAGAAGAGATGGCCCAGATCAGAGCCCCTGTTATTGTGCTGCTCGTGCTCCTGGCTGTGGGGCTGTTCACTACTGAGGCTTCTGCAGCTAAACAAGGTCAATATTCTGCTGTGAAAGTTGTGTCTTAGTCCGTCTGTGTTATTACTGGAACACTGAAATAAACTGTTGGACAATTCAAGTAATATTTAGTCTTCATCAAGATTCCTCTTTAATTGtttatttgttcattttttaCAGGACGTCGTAGAAGAGGCTGCTGTCAAACCTATACTGGTGGGGAAATACCTTTTGGAGTTATTGTAGGCTATACCATACCGAACATGCTTGAAATCTGCAGAATCCCTGCCATCATGTGAGTATCTTTGATGTGATTATTTAGTTTTGAATTGAGGTTCAGGATTCTTTACAGAACTTTAAATGATTCAGCAAGAAAAATACATTATACTGTAATTATAGTTGAATAGAAATATGGGTTAACGATGCTGTAAAAACAGTGTTGAATATGGACTTAcggttttgtatgtgtctcttccAGATTCCACACTAAAAAGGGGAAAGACTTGTGTGCAGACCCTTCCCAGAGCTGGGTGATCCAACATGTCAACCGACTGGGGTAAGAATGACTCTCATAAATAACATTACAACTGTTATACTATTTACACTTGAATATTTAAAGGGATTTAGAATATAGTTGTTTATTATGAATGGTACAAACAAAGTTGGTACTCCTGAATGTAGACACATTGAACCTGTTTCAGATTTAACAACAGATACAACTCTAAATTAGAGATATTGAAATATAAGAGTGGCCTTAACAACTGAAAATAATATGAATGTTTCTAATGTATTTCAGGGACAAGGCGGTTCACATCAGGAAATCACAGTCCTAATCCGATGATGGGTtttaggatttttatgaataatgactaaataaaGTATACATTTAATGCAGGATTGTAACAATTAACAGAATTCTGCCCTGTCTGATAAATAATGTTTCTACATAGGCAAAGAGGAAGTGTTAACAGACAAATTGTGACAAACAACTTGTGACCATTGTGAAACTAATAACAGGAAGtaagtctccccacccagggtGGGGGGAAACCGTTAGGCTTGCAGCAGATGGTGTGACATGTGGTAGCATAAGATAAGCAATATGTATGTGTTGGAATGGAATTTAACAGCAGCTTTGTCATTgtcggagaggaggagggacatttaggACGTGATGACGCAATGTGTGATATATAAGCTAATGTACATGTGATTATGTTTAGAGCTCTCAAGAATAAACGTCACTGACTATTTTTGGCTGGTCTCCATCAGTTTCACTTGCCCCAGAACCTTGCAAACTATGGGTGCAGactgagtgttttaattgaattggttaatgaaTGCATAGGAATTAAAATTCCTCCAATATTTCTGGATACAGATCATTAGAACATGTGTATTTAACAGTCAGGAACTGAACATGTTAATAACTAGTGTACATCTCCCATCCTGTTTCATCTGCTATCCATCCACCTATATTGTCTGGGCTGAAT includes:
- the LOC112079027 gene encoding C-C motif chemokine 4-like; the protein is MAQIRAPVIVLLVLLAVGLFTTEASAAKQGRRRRGCCQTYTGGEIPFGVIVGYTIPNMLEICRIPAIIFHTKKGKDLCADPSQSWVIQHVNRLGDKAVHIRKSQS